From Xyrauchen texanus isolate HMW12.3.18 chromosome 12, RBS_HiC_50CHRs, whole genome shotgun sequence, one genomic window encodes:
- the LOC127653327 gene encoding phosphoribosyl pyrophosphate synthase-associated protein 1-like isoform X2, producing the protein MNVAKSGYRVFSANSTPACTELAKKITERLGVEPGKSVVYQNPNRETRVEIKESVRGQTIFIIQTIPRDVNTAIMELLIMAYALKTSCAKNIIGVIPYFPYSKQCKMRKRGSIVCKLLASMLAKAGLTHIITMDLHQKEIQGFFSFPVDNLRASPFLLQYIQEEVPDYRNAIIVAKSPSAAKRAQSFAERLRLGLAVMHGEAQCSESDMADGRHSPPCVRNTGHPGLELPLMMAKEKPPITVVGDVGGRIAIIVDDIIDDVEDFVAAAEILKERGAYKIYIMATHGLLSADAPRLIEESAIDEVVVTNTVPHEVQKLQCPKIKTVDVSMILAEAIRRIHNGESMAYLFRNITVDD; encoded by the exons ATGAACGTGGCTAAAAGCGGGTATCGTGTTTTCTCGGCAAACTCCACGCCTGCATGCACTGAACTCGCTAAGAAGATTACTGA GCGACTGGGAGTTGAGCCGGGGAAATCTGTCGTTTACCAGAATCCAAACAGAG AAACCCGAGTTGAGATCAAGGAATCTGTTAGAGGCCAAACAATCTTCATCATCCAAACCATTCCCAG AGATGTGAACACTGCCATTATGGAACTTCTGATTATGGCATATGCACTCAAGACGTCCTGTGCCAAGAACATCATTGGTGTGATCCCGTACTTCCCCTACAGTAAACAGTGTAAGATGAGAAAGAGGGGATCGATAGTGTGCAAACTGCTTGCTTCCATGCTAGCTAAAGCAG GCCTGACTCATATAATCACCATGGATCTGCACCAGAAAGAGATTCAGGGCTTCTTCAGTTTTCCTGTAGATAACCTGCGGGCATCCCCGTTCCTGTTGCAGTACATTCAGGAGGAG GTTCCTGATTATAGAAATGCAATCATTGTAGCCAAGTCCCCATCTGCTGCAAAAAG GGCTCAGTCTTTTGCAGAGCGTTTACGTCTTGGTTTGGCCGTCATGCACGGTGAAGCTCAGTGTTCTGAATCGGATATGGCAGATGGGCGGCACTCTCCTCCATGCGTCCGCAACACTGGACACCCCGGCCTGGAGTTACCAT TAATGATGGCCAAAGAGAAACCGCCCATCACCGTTGTCGGAGATGTTGGAGGACGCATAGCCATCATTGTC GATGATATCATAGATGATGTGGAGGACTTTGTGGCAGCCGCTGAAATTCTCAAAGAGAGAGGAGCGTATAAGATCTATATCATGGCCACCCATGGCCTGTTGTCTGCAGATGCCCCACGTCTCATCGAGGAGTCTGCCATAGACGAG GTGGTGGTGACCAACACGGTCCCTCATGAGGTGCAAAAGCTGCAGTGTCCGAAGATCAAGACAGTAGATGTCAGTATGATCCTGGCTGAGGCGATCCGACGCATTCACAACGGGGAGTCCATGGCCTACCTGTTCCGTAATATCACAGTAGACGACTAG
- the LOC127653327 gene encoding phosphoribosyl pyrophosphate synthase-associated protein 1-like isoform X1 → MNVAKSGYRVFSANSTPACTELAKKITERLGVEPGKSVVYQNPNRETRVEIKESVRGQTIFIIQTIPRDVNTAIMELLIMAYALKTSCAKNIIGVIPYFPYSKQCKMRKRGSIVCKLLASMLAKAGLTHIITMDLHQKEIQGFFSFPVDNLRASPFLLQYIQEEVPDYRNAIIVAKSPSAAKRAQSFAERLRLGLAVMHGEAQCSESDMADGRHSPPCVRNTGHPGLELPCKQHAPFPGIELPIMMAKEKPPITVVGDVGGRIAIIVDDIIDDVEDFVAAAEILKERGAYKIYIMATHGLLSADAPRLIEESAIDEVVVTNTVPHEVQKLQCPKIKTVDVSMILAEAIRRIHNGESMAYLFRNITVDD, encoded by the exons ATGAACGTGGCTAAAAGCGGGTATCGTGTTTTCTCGGCAAACTCCACGCCTGCATGCACTGAACTCGCTAAGAAGATTACTGA GCGACTGGGAGTTGAGCCGGGGAAATCTGTCGTTTACCAGAATCCAAACAGAG AAACCCGAGTTGAGATCAAGGAATCTGTTAGAGGCCAAACAATCTTCATCATCCAAACCATTCCCAG AGATGTGAACACTGCCATTATGGAACTTCTGATTATGGCATATGCACTCAAGACGTCCTGTGCCAAGAACATCATTGGTGTGATCCCGTACTTCCCCTACAGTAAACAGTGTAAGATGAGAAAGAGGGGATCGATAGTGTGCAAACTGCTTGCTTCCATGCTAGCTAAAGCAG GCCTGACTCATATAATCACCATGGATCTGCACCAGAAAGAGATTCAGGGCTTCTTCAGTTTTCCTGTAGATAACCTGCGGGCATCCCCGTTCCTGTTGCAGTACATTCAGGAGGAG GTTCCTGATTATAGAAATGCAATCATTGTAGCCAAGTCCCCATCTGCTGCAAAAAG GGCTCAGTCTTTTGCAGAGCGTTTACGTCTTGGTTTGGCCGTCATGCACGGTGAAGCTCAGTGTTCTGAATCGGATATGGCAGATGGGCGGCACTCTCCTCCATGCGTCCGCAACACTGGACACCCCGGCCTGGAGTTACCAT GCAAACAACATGCTCCGTTCCCAGGCATTGAGCTCCCAA TAATGATGGCCAAAGAGAAACCGCCCATCACCGTTGTCGGAGATGTTGGAGGACGCATAGCCATCATTGTC GATGATATCATAGATGATGTGGAGGACTTTGTGGCAGCCGCTGAAATTCTCAAAGAGAGAGGAGCGTATAAGATCTATATCATGGCCACCCATGGCCTGTTGTCTGCAGATGCCCCACGTCTCATCGAGGAGTCTGCCATAGACGAG GTGGTGGTGACCAACACGGTCCCTCATGAGGTGCAAAAGCTGCAGTGTCCGAAGATCAAGACAGTAGATGTCAGTATGATCCTGGCTGAGGCGATCCGACGCATTCACAACGGGGAGTCCATGGCCTACCTGTTCCGTAATATCACAGTAGACGACTAG